Proteins from a genomic interval of Niabella soli DSM 19437:
- a CDS encoding c-type cytochrome: MTISKYISNRLFLIILTLFTFSKFNVTIAQDDAEGKQLFISKCQSCHSGDMKTMSTGPGLFGVQAQWSDQGKLHEWIRNNQKLIASGYPQAVETSKLTPNVMSVFQDLTDPQIDAILKYIDDKGSGKLDAKGGAAAAAGQAAEEDSTKQHPLLYGIITLILALGAVILLYVNSSLKKIADEADGKKTPAAVPFLRNKVYLATIAILLFIVSGYFNTKAMINMNRQKNYEPRQPIFYSHRVHAGINQINCLYCHGNAWESKTAAIPSVNVCMNCHKNIQKYSGPELKDQEGNVIDGTAEIAKLYKYAGFNPQAPEAWNPNDAKPIEWTKIHNLPDHVYFNHSQHIRVGNVQCQTCHGEITAMDEVHQFAELSMGWCVNCHRNTKVNFNVDSTSGNKFYSIYEKFHDDIKSGKMDSVTVKDIGGTECQKCHY, translated from the coding sequence ATGACTATTTCTAAGTATATAAGTAACCGGCTTTTCTTAATCATACTAACGCTTTTTACCTTTTCCAAGTTTAATGTTACAATAGCGCAGGACGATGCGGAAGGTAAGCAGTTGTTTATCAGCAAATGTCAGAGTTGTCACTCCGGCGATATGAAAACAATGAGCACCGGTCCGGGTCTTTTTGGCGTACAGGCGCAATGGTCCGATCAGGGAAAGCTGCATGAGTGGATCCGGAATAACCAAAAGCTGATAGCTTCGGGTTACCCGCAGGCGGTGGAAACCTCCAAACTGACACCGAACGTAATGTCTGTGTTTCAGGATCTTACAGATCCGCAGATCGATGCTATTTTAAAATATATAGACGATAAAGGAAGTGGTAAGCTGGATGCCAAAGGCGGTGCAGCCGCTGCTGCCGGACAAGCTGCAGAGGAAGACAGCACCAAACAACACCCTTTATTATATGGAATCATTACATTGATTTTGGCCCTTGGCGCCGTGATCCTGCTTTATGTAAACAGCAGCCTGAAAAAAATTGCCGACGAAGCAGATGGCAAAAAAACACCCGCTGCGGTTCCATTCCTTAGAAATAAAGTGTACCTGGCAACTATTGCCATCCTGTTATTTATTGTGAGCGGGTATTTTAATACCAAGGCCATGATCAACATGAACCGCCAGAAGAACTACGAACCCCGGCAGCCTATTTTCTACTCGCACCGCGTGCACGCAGGCATTAACCAGATCAACTGTTTATATTGCCACGGCAATGCCTGGGAAAGCAAAACAGCGGCCATTCCTTCTGTAAATGTTTGTATGAACTGTCATAAAAACATCCAGAAATATAGCGGTCCGGAACTGAAAGACCAGGAAGGCAATGTAATTGACGGTACGGCTGAAATTGCAAAACTGTACAAATACGCCGGGTTTAATCCCCAGGCGCCCGAAGCATGGAACCCTAATGATGCCAAGCCCATCGAATGGACCAAGATCCACAACCTGCCCGATCACGTATATTTTAACCACAGCCAACACATCAGGGTAGGGAACGTACAGTGCCAGACCTGTCATGGTGAAATTACTGCGATGGACGAAGTACATCAGTTTGCAGAATTAAGCATGGGATGGTGCGTCAACTGTCACCGGAATACAAAAGTGAACTTTAACGTGGATTCTACCAGCGGCAATAAATTTTACAGCATATATGAGAAATTCCATGACGATATTAAGTCTGGAAAAATGGATAGCGTAACAGTAAAAGACATTGGTGGAACGGAGTGTCAGAAATGTCACTATTAG
- a CDS encoding DUF5000 domain-containing lipoprotein — translation MKNLNKISLNAICSILLVQLMVLVGCKQDLGIQPARMGQKPTALTNLSFEPTPGGALISYDLPTTPDLRYVSAVYTLDNGSKMTTKGSMYDNKLLVEGFAKIGEYDVELKAVSVGDVESDPVHLKITTGKPTYQVLAESFKSDSNFFSTFGGINLLYKNDNAANIILRLYKYELDTAKNQWAWNTVNETYTKAREGIIRVRGEKPVATRYGIVVRDQWKNTSDTIVRTLTPLEELEFKNILIYRGIETYSTANRNGDYIANWSSQSGSAEMQVSLFDGFDAQPFYNTGKQWWGKAAPVPLQFTMDLGKKVQLSRIKMWGRNDNYSLLFQATHPKEFEVYGSNSPAADGSWDSWTYIGTYEGVRPSGLAFGVNATAEDQEYARKGEDYEVDWELPGGFRYIRIKINCTWNGIREQELGNALTVAISELKLFGKYIN, via the coding sequence ATGAAAAATTTAAATAAAATATCTCTCAACGCAATATGCAGCATCCTCCTCGTGCAGCTTATGGTACTGGTTGGTTGCAAACAGGATCTGGGCATCCAGCCGGCAAGAATGGGCCAAAAGCCTACCGCATTAACGAATCTTAGCTTCGAGCCAACACCCGGGGGGGCGCTGATCTCTTATGATCTGCCTACTACCCCCGACCTGCGTTATGTAAGCGCCGTTTATACATTAGATAATGGCAGTAAAATGACTACCAAAGGCAGTATGTATGATAATAAACTGCTCGTGGAAGGTTTTGCAAAAATCGGTGAGTATGATGTGGAGTTAAAAGCGGTGAGCGTAGGCGATGTGGAGTCAGACCCGGTGCACCTGAAAATTACTACCGGAAAGCCGACCTACCAGGTATTGGCGGAATCCTTTAAGTCCGACAGCAACTTTTTCAGCACTTTTGGAGGCATCAACCTGCTTTACAAAAATGACAATGCGGCCAACATTATACTAAGGCTGTATAAGTATGAGCTGGATACAGCAAAAAATCAGTGGGCCTGGAATACGGTTAATGAAACGTACACAAAGGCCAGGGAAGGGATCATACGGGTGCGGGGAGAAAAGCCCGTGGCAACCAGGTATGGGATCGTGGTTCGGGATCAGTGGAAAAATACATCGGATACCATTGTGCGCACATTGACCCCACTGGAAGAGCTGGAATTTAAGAATATCCTTATCTACCGCGGAATAGAAACCTACTCCACCGCAAACCGGAATGGAGATTATATCGCTAACTGGTCTTCTCAAAGCGGCAGCGCCGAAATGCAGGTGTCTTTGTTTGATGGGTTTGATGCACAGCCTTTTTACAATACCGGAAAACAATGGTGGGGGAAAGCTGCACCTGTTCCCCTGCAGTTTACAATGGACCTGGGGAAAAAAGTGCAATTGAGCCGGATAAAAATGTGGGGCCGTAATGACAACTATTCGTTGCTCTTCCAGGCTACGCACCCAAAGGAATTTGAAGTATACGGCAGTAATAGCCCTGCGGCAGACGGATCCTGGGATTCCTGGACCTATATCGGCACTTATGAAGGAGTGCGCCCTTCGGGCCTGGCATTTGGAGTAAATGCTACAGCTGAAGACCAGGAATATGCAAGAAAGGGTGAAGATTATGAAGTGGATTGGGAACTACCGGGCGGATTCAGGTATATAAGAATAAAAATAAACTGTACCTGGAACGGCATTCGCGAGCAGGAGTTGGGCAATGCCCTTACAGTGGCTATTTCTGAATTAAAATTATTTGGCAAATACATCAACTAG
- the purN gene encoding phosphoribosylglycinamide formyltransferase, which translates to MSKKNIALFASGAGSNAQKIIDHFRHHAFVSVGLIVCNKPDAGVTKIAATEGIELLLIDKAELQSSSFPSLLQEKGIDFIILAGFLLKIPASLVEAYPRRIINIHPALLPKYGGKGMYGHFVHEAVINAGEKESGITIHYVDEQYDHGATIFQATCAVLPADTPDLLAQKVHLLEHQHFATVIEELIAGK; encoded by the coding sequence ATGAGCAAAAAAAATATAGCCCTATTCGCCAGTGGCGCCGGCTCCAACGCACAAAAGATCATTGATCATTTCCGCCACCATGCTTTTGTTTCGGTTGGGCTTATTGTGTGCAATAAACCGGACGCAGGAGTTACCAAAATTGCTGCAACCGAAGGCATTGAACTGTTGCTGATTGACAAGGCCGAACTGCAATCATCCTCGTTTCCTTCACTTTTACAGGAAAAAGGAATAGATTTTATTATTCTTGCCGGTTTTTTACTAAAAATACCAGCCTCCCTGGTTGAAGCATACCCCAGGCGCATTATTAATATTCACCCGGCCCTGCTGCCAAAATATGGTGGAAAAGGAATGTATGGCCATTTCGTACATGAGGCAGTTATTAACGCGGGGGAAAAAGAAAGTGGCATTACGATTCATTATGTTGATGAGCAGTATGACCATGGCGCTACTATTTTCCAGGCTACCTGCGCCGTTTTACCAGCCGACACCCCTGATCTACTGGCGCAAAAGGTTCATTTACTTGAGCATCAGCATTTTGCAACGGTAATTGAGGAATTGATCGCTGGTAAATAA
- a CDS encoding RagB/SusD family nutrient uptake outer membrane protein produces MNFKKTILGLLIGISLTSCNKFLDVVPDNAPVLDQAFAMRTMAERYLVTCYSTLPQNFSISSNPGFLSGDEFWLSSQSTYSGYNNWKIALGGQNGDSPLLNTWDGNNPTAPSFWVGITNCNTFLENIQKVPDMSDAEKLTWTAEVNFLKAYYHFQLLKRYGPIPIMDKNIPIYDAPGSSQLPRNAVDECFAYIIKLIDGGMEYLMDDVTAANQETGRITKLVAKAMKAEILMYAASPLFNGNNGPEAALKNADGKELFNHTYAADKWQLAATACKEAIDYAEGLGKKLYYWTPAGAPQTSTKYQMNIRAAVSESSDNPEILWLDTRSIATGGVQGQFMLPRYTANATSGSLLGFMSATLNIVEKFYSKNGVPIEEDKSYPYTTRFDLVTVPSTDAYKYDLVAGATTVRMNMDRENRFYGTLIFDAGRLYMNQAGSDANAYNIDMKYAGPSGKVDPNYYNWTGYAAKKFYNYQNTVGASSAYTARSFGFPIMRLANLYLYYAEALNEISGPTPEAYSYIDRVRQRVGLKGVVESWANFSINPTKPATKEGLREIIKSERTSEFALEGVRFWDLRRWKDAVKELNSPILGWDINQSTPGSYYRTTLFYTRSFMDRDYFWPISLNERRRNPNLVQSAGW; encoded by the coding sequence ATGAATTTTAAAAAAACTATATTAGGCCTGTTAATTGGGATCTCCCTCACTTCCTGCAATAAGTTTCTGGATGTGGTTCCGGATAATGCACCGGTATTGGACCAGGCTTTTGCCATGCGTACCATGGCCGAGCGCTATCTTGTTACCTGTTACAGCACCCTGCCTCAAAATTTTTCTATTTCCAGTAACCCGGGCTTTCTTTCGGGCGATGAATTCTGGCTAAGCTCTCAATCGACCTATTCGGGTTATAATAACTGGAAGATTGCGCTGGGTGGCCAAAACGGCGACAGCCCGCTGTTAAATACCTGGGATGGCAATAATCCAACCGCCCCCAGTTTTTGGGTGGGTATCACCAACTGTAATACTTTTTTAGAGAACATTCAGAAAGTACCTGACATGAGTGATGCGGAAAAATTAACCTGGACGGCAGAGGTGAATTTTTTGAAAGCGTATTACCATTTTCAATTGTTAAAGCGTTATGGGCCCATTCCCATTATGGATAAAAATATTCCTATTTATGATGCCCCGGGCTCCAGCCAGTTGCCCAGAAACGCTGTTGATGAGTGTTTTGCCTATATTATTAAGTTAATTGATGGGGGTATGGAGTATCTCATGGATGATGTTACGGCCGCCAACCAGGAAACCGGGCGGATTACCAAGCTGGTAGCGAAAGCGATGAAAGCCGAAATACTGATGTATGCCGCCAGCCCTTTATTTAATGGCAATAACGGGCCGGAAGCCGCCCTTAAGAATGCCGATGGAAAAGAACTGTTTAATCATACCTATGCAGCGGATAAGTGGCAATTGGCGGCTACCGCTTGTAAGGAGGCTATTGATTATGCAGAAGGATTAGGTAAAAAACTCTATTACTGGACACCAGCAGGCGCTCCTCAAACCAGCACAAAATATCAAATGAATATCCGGGCCGCTGTGAGCGAATCTTCGGATAATCCTGAAATTCTGTGGCTGGATACCCGGTCTATTGCAACAGGCGGAGTGCAGGGACAATTTATGCTGCCCAGGTATACCGCTAATGCTACCTCTGGCTCCCTTTTAGGTTTTATGTCTGCCACACTGAATATTGTAGAGAAATTTTACTCCAAAAACGGGGTGCCCATAGAAGAAGATAAATCTTATCCCTATACCACCCGGTTCGACCTGGTAACCGTACCCAGCACCGATGCGTATAAATATGACCTGGTTGCCGGCGCTACAACCGTGCGGATGAATATGGACCGGGAAAATCGCTTTTATGGCACATTGATTTTTGATGCCGGCCGTTTATACATGAATCAGGCCGGATCAGATGCTAATGCCTATAATATCGATATGAAATATGCCGGCCCCTCAGGAAAGGTTGACCCAAACTATTATAACTGGACGGGCTATGCGGCAAAAAAATTCTATAATTACCAAAACACCGTGGGGGCAAGCAGCGCCTATACTGCACGATCTTTTGGTTTCCCGATCATGCGGTTGGCTAATTTGTATCTCTATTATGCTGAGGCCCTGAACGAAATAAGCGGACCAACACCTGAAGCGTACTCATATATTGACAGGGTAAGGCAAAGAGTAGGTCTTAAAGGAGTCGTTGAGTCCTGGGCCAATTTTTCAATTAACCCTACCAAACCTGCTACAAAAGAAGGCCTCAGGGAGATCATTAAAAGCGAAAGAACAAGTGAGTTCGCGCTGGAAGGCGTGCGTTTTTGGGACTTGCGGAGATGGAAGGATGCCGTAAAGGAATTGAACAGCCCCATTCTGGGTTGGGACATCAATCAATCTACCCCCGGCTCTTATTACAGGACTACGCTGTTCTATACAAGATCTTTTATGGACCGGGATTACTTCTGGCCCATCAGCCTGAACGAAAGAAGAAGAAACCCCAACCTGGTTCAAAGCGCGGGATGGTAA
- a CDS encoding TAT-variant-translocated molybdopterin oxidoreductase has protein sequence MSKYWQGFGEFNKSEKFQKRVQDEFRDELPFEDFDNTSLLDAKAPRRDFLKYLGFSTAAATLAASCKTRLREAIPYGNKPENLTPGEAKYYATTFVEGGDAVPVVAKVRDGRPIKIEGNDYLSTTNSGTSARVQASVLDLYDMHRLRFPQRQVAGKFEESTFDFIDKAITAELAGAGSIVLLTSTINSPTTLDIIAKNPKIRHVQYDAISYNGMLLANEASGFGRKIPTYKFDQASVIVSLGADFLGTWLNGEQNAAGYAVGRRINEASPAMSKHYQFESFLSLTGSNADERFTHRPSETGLVAGALLAALTNTSPTPPAPLFKDAKLNAGITKVANELKAASGKALVVCGSNDVNIQIFVNAINAAIGAYGTTIDWSRADNAHKATDKEFADLLTQMEGGQVGALLVHDANPVYDYFDGARFANALKNVKTTVSFGYRMDETTQLCKYIIPSHHYLESWGDAEPRTGVYSFIQPTIFPLFKTRDYQTSLLKWFGNAQDYEAYTRAYWSQKTGGETAYHKALENGVLEDAASGTGTYNGGAVAAASIAIQHTAIGGKDELALYQTVAIGAGSGATNPWLMELPDSISKACWGSYALISIPKAKELGIDTGVDYEYYPDKPVIKISNGKTTIELPILVIPGMNANTIAVALGYGRNEKLGKTAAGVGKNVFPFTSLSQSGSISYSVPNITIENAGRKEKIAQMQIHNSYEGRVEVLRETTLATYRKTPNEVLDFRKHLAATYARTTGDFRREGTLYGEHDKPGIKWGMNIDMNACTGCSACVVACHAENNVPVVGKSEVLRFHDMHWLRIDRYFVSDDANPDNLKGVVFQPMLCQHCDNAPCENVCPVAATNHSSEGLNQMAYNRCIGTRYCANNCPFKVRRFNWADYTGADSFPNNQDQKVVGVLDPVVHQMNDAVSRMVLNPDVTVRSRGVMEKCSFCVQRLQYAKLEAKKADRPLKDGEAKTACQQACSTNAIVFGDVRDKESAIAQVRLNNPQRLFYSLEQLHVLPNVSYFSKIRNTDEIIAGGEDDVVDPEDRKKGLMEPAKENAHH, from the coding sequence ATGAGTAAATATTGGCAAGGTTTCGGCGAATTTAATAAATCCGAAAAATTTCAAAAGCGGGTTCAGGATGAGTTTCGTGATGAGCTCCCCTTTGAAGATTTCGATAATACCAGTTTACTGGATGCAAAAGCTCCCCGGAGGGATTTCTTAAAATATCTGGGTTTCAGTACCGCCGCGGCTACCCTGGCTGCAAGCTGTAAAACAAGATTGCGCGAGGCGATCCCTTACGGCAATAAGCCGGAAAACCTGACCCCCGGTGAAGCGAAATATTATGCCACCACATTCGTTGAGGGTGGTGATGCCGTGCCCGTTGTTGCCAAAGTGCGGGACGGACGCCCGATCAAAATAGAGGGGAACGATTACCTGTCTACTACTAACAGCGGTACTTCTGCAAGAGTACAGGCTTCTGTGCTGGACCTGTATGATATGCACCGCCTGCGTTTTCCGCAAAGACAGGTAGCCGGCAAATTTGAAGAAAGCACTTTTGATTTTATTGATAAAGCCATAACTGCTGAATTGGCGGGCGCAGGTTCCATCGTATTATTGACCAGCACCATCAATTCTCCCACCACACTGGATATTATTGCTAAAAACCCCAAGATCCGCCACGTACAATATGATGCGATCAGCTATAACGGGATGCTTTTAGCCAATGAAGCTTCTGGCTTTGGAAGAAAGATACCTACTTATAAATTTGACCAGGCTTCAGTAATTGTAAGCCTTGGCGCCGATTTCCTGGGCACCTGGCTGAATGGCGAACAAAATGCCGCCGGTTATGCCGTGGGCAGAAGAATTAACGAAGCCAGCCCGGCAATGAGCAAACATTACCAGTTTGAATCCTTCCTGAGCCTTACTGGTTCTAATGCAGATGAGCGTTTTACGCATCGTCCATCAGAAACCGGTCTTGTGGCGGGCGCGCTTTTAGCCGCTTTAACTAATACTAGCCCTACTCCGCCTGCGCCGCTATTTAAAGACGCTAAACTGAATGCCGGCATCACCAAAGTTGCCAATGAGCTGAAAGCCGCATCGGGCAAGGCCCTGGTGGTTTGCGGCAGCAATGATGTCAATATACAGATTTTTGTAAATGCGATCAATGCCGCTATCGGGGCTTATGGTACTACTATCGACTGGTCAAGAGCAGATAATGCTCATAAAGCAACCGATAAAGAGTTTGCAGACCTGCTGACCCAAATGGAAGGCGGACAGGTAGGCGCTTTACTGGTACATGATGCCAACCCCGTTTATGATTATTTTGATGGCGCCCGTTTTGCCAATGCATTGAAAAATGTAAAAACAACAGTGTCGTTTGGATACCGGATGGACGAAACCACCCAACTGTGCAAATATATTATCCCTTCTCATCACTACCTGGAAAGCTGGGGTGATGCGGAGCCCAGAACCGGCGTATACAGCTTTATACAGCCTACTATTTTCCCGCTGTTTAAGACCCGTGACTATCAAACTTCCTTATTGAAATGGTTTGGTAACGCCCAGGATTATGAGGCATATACCAGAGCGTACTGGAGCCAGAAAACAGGGGGCGAAACAGCCTATCACAAAGCGCTGGAAAACGGCGTGTTGGAAGACGCGGCTTCCGGTACCGGCACCTATAACGGCGGCGCGGTGGCAGCAGCATCAATAGCAATTCAACATACTGCCATCGGCGGTAAAGATGAATTAGCGTTGTACCAAACCGTTGCGATTGGCGCAGGCTCCGGGGCAACAAATCCCTGGTTGATGGAGCTTCCGGATTCCATATCAAAAGCCTGCTGGGGAAGCTACGCGTTAATTTCCATACCCAAGGCAAAAGAACTGGGAATCGATACGGGCGTGGATTATGAATATTATCCCGATAAACCGGTGATTAAGATCAGCAATGGCAAAACGACTATCGAATTGCCGATACTGGTAATCCCGGGCATGAACGCCAACACCATCGCGGTAGCGTTGGGTTACGGAAGAAATGAAAAATTAGGAAAAACGGCGGCTGGTGTTGGTAAAAACGTCTTCCCCTTCACTTCTTTATCACAAAGCGGCAGCATCAGCTACTCTGTTCCGAATATCACTATCGAGAATGCCGGTAGAAAAGAAAAGATCGCACAAATGCAGATCCACAATTCCTACGAAGGACGGGTGGAAGTACTGCGCGAAACCACGCTGGCTACGTATCGTAAAACACCCAACGAGGTGTTGGATTTCAGGAAACATCTTGCGGCCACTTATGCCCGTACCACCGGTGACTTCAGAAGAGAAGGAACCCTTTATGGAGAACATGATAAACCCGGTATTAAGTGGGGCATGAATATCGACATGAATGCCTGCACCGGCTGTAGCGCCTGTGTGGTGGCCTGTCATGCCGAAAATAATGTTCCGGTTGTAGGTAAAAGTGAAGTATTACGGTTTCATGATATGCACTGGTTGCGCATTGACCGCTATTTTGTAAGCGATGATGCCAACCCGGATAATTTAAAAGGAGTGGTGTTCCAGCCCATGCTTTGTCAGCATTGCGATAATGCCCCCTGCGAGAATGTTTGCCCGGTGGCAGCTACCAACCATAGCTCCGAAGGATTGAATCAGATGGCTTATAACCGGTGTATCGGTACAAGATATTGCGCCAATAACTGTCCGTTTAAAGTACGTCGCTTTAACTGGGCCGATTATACAGGGGCTGACTCCTTCCCGAACAACCAGGATCAAAAAGTGGTAGGCGTGCTGGATCCCGTAGTACATCAGATGAATGATGCGGTAAGCCGGATGGTATTAAATCCGGATGTTACGGTTCGTTCAAGAGGCGTAATGGAAAAATGTTCTTTCTGCGTGCAGCGTTTGCAGTATGCAAAACTGGAAGCAAAGAAAGCCGACCGTCCGCTTAAAGATGGCGAAGCAAAAACCGCTTGTCAGCAGGCTTGTTCTACTAACGCAATCGTTTTTGGTGATGTACGGGATAAGGAAAGCGCGATCGCCCAGGTACGGTTGAACAATCCGCAGCGTTTGTTCTATTCTTTAGAACAACTGCACGTGTTGCCTAACGTAAGCTATTTCTCCAAAATAAGGAATACCGATGAGATCATCGCCGGTGGTGAAGATGACGTAGTGGATCCGGAAGACAGGAAGAAAGGATTGATGGAGCCGGCTAAAGAAAATGCACATCATTAA
- a CDS encoding DUF4998 domain-containing protein translates to MKQLLNNIIVILSVILVLFGCTRSDEYYRDYLKNGEIYYPGRIDSLSIIPGDRKAVLRFRMTTDPKIQTIKAFVRNSLSPNQTVLTFPVTQGDYGKIKEYALDNLEEATYTIDIRTFASEKDSSRAVTASQFIYGQSYISTLTNRSFLKFAGPDATVNVPYAVFAREPNLPRLGNFYPMQFTEVNYVTTIGDTVTVRITPYEEVAQMGGIKNPSIIKYRTVYKPTPTVIDYFYTPYKEVSYPK, encoded by the coding sequence ATGAAACAATTATTGAACAATATAATAGTCATTTTATCTGTAATATTGGTATTATTCGGATGTACCCGGTCAGATGAATATTACAGGGATTATCTTAAAAACGGAGAAATTTATTACCCCGGGCGGATCGATTCTTTGTCTATTATCCCGGGAGACCGGAAAGCGGTCCTCCGCTTCCGGATGACAACGGACCCCAAAATACAAACGATTAAAGCCTTCGTACGGAACAGCCTTTCTCCCAATCAAACCGTTCTTACTTTTCCGGTGACACAGGGCGACTACGGTAAAATAAAAGAGTATGCACTTGATAACCTTGAAGAAGCTACTTATACTATCGACATCCGGACATTTGCCAGTGAAAAGGATAGTTCAAGGGCCGTTACAGCAAGCCAGTTTATTTATGGCCAGAGTTATATAAGCACTTTAACGAACCGGTCTTTTTTGAAATTTGCCGGTCCGGACGCAACCGTAAATGTTCCTTATGCCGTTTTTGCCAGGGAGCCTAACCTGCCGCGACTGGGCAATTTTTACCCTATGCAGTTTACAGAGGTTAATTATGTTACTACCATCGGAGATACGGTTACGGTTCGGATCACCCCTTATGAGGAAGTTGCACAAATGGGGGGCATCAAAAATCCAAGTATAATAAAATATCGCACCGTATACAAACCTACCCCAACCGTCATAGATTATTTTTATACCCCCTATAAAGAAGTGAGCTATCCTAAATAG